GTTATTAAAAAGATCCTCTGCCATGACTGTATATTCTGAAAAGTGCAACATTGTAAATATTCATGTCCACgaaagtcatatttttttttttaccttatcaGTTTAGAAATGTAAaatctgatcttaaaaaaatggggaaaatgaaAACCTACTTTTTGTCGAAGAGTACCAGCTATAGCTGTACTAATGGAGGCCCCTAGGACTCCCGATCTGACTATCCCAGTCAGTACACTGGAATATTGCGGGGCTAGGTCCACAGGGTTAACTTTAAATGCTACAATTCATCAAATAGTATAATGATATTGTGAATAGCATTAAATGAAGCAATAATGGTTGAATATTCTACttaagcaaaaaagaaaaaacttcaaatcaTTCAGCGAGGTTCAGGTTTCTATAGATACCAGCAGTAGACAATCCTGCTAATCCTTCAGCAATGATGATAAGGATGGATGCTGTGAGGTAATCTTTTGCAAAGGCTAAGACAAGGATACAAACGGCCTCCGAACCAAAACCTTAAAATGAACAGTTAGTGCAAAAGAGGAATTAAATCCCATTGGTCATCCTACAACAGCGAATTTCAAATTCTATAATGCTTCAGTTTACCTATGATCAGAGACAACTTTCTTCCAGCAGTAATCGATACTTTCTCCATATTTATCAGTTTATCAACCATAACGCCGCCCAATATTACGAAAACTGACATCAAGATTGGCGGGAAAGACGTAAGAAATCCAATCTAAGGAATCCAATTTAAGAACAACAAGTCAGAAAGTAGTTTTCCCGAAGTCATTAATAAACTATATTCATATATAAGGTCTTTCATCGGTTGGAAACGTCCAAGATCTAAATCTATAGATCTTTTTTAGATTATACTTACTGTTGCCACATTAAGGCTGAATGCGTCAGCGAAATATTGAGGTATCTCTGTCAAAACCATGGCGAAAACCCAAGATCGCGTGAAGTTGGCAAGAAATAGAGCATACACCGGACGTGACGTCAGTATGGCTCTCCATGGAATGTTTTTGGCCTGTTGTGATAAAAAGACACCAATTTAGCATAATATTATCGGTGACAACATGCTGATATTTGCTGttctatgaaaaaatgacaataacatattaaaccgtcaaccatctcaaaaatccataaaacgaaatacaaattcgtAGCAGAGCAAAACGGACCTCCAAAAATATAGAGGttggatcaggtgcctaggaggaataagcatcctctgctgaccggtcacgcCTGCAGTGTGCTCTGTGTAGTATTCGgcaaaaaacggaaaagtccgtaggtAATCAGGTgctaattatggtctaacaatttgtatgaaaaatgtCAGTAATCTTGCGACCCaatggaagattgtatttgctcaCAAGGTctttgtatcgaccatagaacttacgaaaagatgacttcaaacgagactgttgatagtcctgttttatcaatttgtttgtcagtagcttgcctatCAAAGCTgatgttttatgaaataacaatgTAAAACTTACCACGCTTGCTGACGCCACCAAAACTTTCGATCCTTCCTCCTCGAAAATGCGCCTCTCTTTTTCACTTAGAGAGGATTGCATCATTGGACTATCATATACTAACCCAAACCAAAACAGTGACCATATGATACCAAGGCTTCCTGTGAAACGTTAAATACGATTTTGTTATGTTGTTTTGGTAAGTATAaggaaatgaagaaaaatgccACGACAGAAATTCGATAGATTTACATTTCTgttgattacatgtaatttcagaCGACTTTTGGTCTACTTTGGTTTGGATATTATATATcattagtacatcattttgtgAGGTAATGTACTTTACACAGTATCCATACACGTGAGGCTGTTTAAACATCAGCCATCAACATTCTAAccctcattttaaaaaatatctagcAAATTTACATATACACATACTTGTCCATTGCATGAgtttcaaatttcattgaaaatattcatTACTTCATTAAGTTAATTTTATGTCATGAAAACTAAGGATGTTACAtgcattatttaaacattaCCGTAGATGAAGAGTCCGGCGTGCCAGCTGACGTAACAGGTGGCGGCCCCCGACACCACCGAGGCCAGGGATGTGCTCAGGTAAATTCCTAGAACAGCGATcaaaaagttacatgtatgtcgGATTGTCGGTCAATTGCAACAAAAAGAACCAAGGAACgaacataaaaaagaaataaaaatgcacATTATGGTTGTGAATACATTTATACCCGAGAAGGAAAACCCAACGATTCCTGCACGTTCAGATCTTGGAGCCCAAGCCGACACGACAGAACTCATAGCAGGCTGGCTTACGCCCTAAATACACATGAAACATAAATTAGTAACTGTTCATGTCTATTTCATTCAATGCAATGCGgtatttttaaaagtacttaCCTCTGCCAAACCCTGGATAAATCTGGCTACAAAGACTATGATTGGACTATACTTCATGGAAAATGCCAGGATTACGAAACATGACGCACTAATCAAAATTGCGCCCCcaaatattctaaaaatattaaaatatggtatcttatattcaaaacaaaagtCTCTCgaattgatattaattaaacttGTATCTTTTGACTGgagtggtatgggacacctgtcgatgttaatgtggataaaagcaACATATTTTCACCGGttcagaattttcaaattttataatatttgaccaaataatatgttttaaaaaaattttggaaagatggtttcaaaacttttgtaaaattatacttaattttattgcttacttCGATAGGAAGCACGTCAAAACATggagatgtcccataccaccttaacggAATTTTCATTTTCCCTCACTTTGTAGGAGAGAACCTGACGGCAAGAAATCCCCCTGGCAACTGGGTGATGACGTAGCCCACAAAGTAGGCCGTGTTGAAGTACTGTGACGTAGCCACGCTCCAATCCAATTGTAGGTCGTATGCTGTGCCGTTTATTGTGCACttcaaaacacacaaaaaatttaatcatggATTAAACTTATCTATTAATTTCTAAAGAATGatttataaatcaaatcaaGTGGTTTTTTCTTACTTTGGTTGTTTCTTACCTCTTTGAAAAACGTCACACCGTCGTTGTCGTTATCTTTGATGACGTAAACCATCACCATGGTGAACACCGTCCGGAAGCCAAAAAGGACGAGGAAACCCAGGAACGACAAGAAAACCACAATGGCCCTTTTTGGGCATCCCATGTTTTAAGTagatcttttaaaattgataaacaatgatatAATCTTATCTAATCCAGTAAAATGCCATGTAACGTGTGATATTCTACTTGTAGTGGACATCTGGACATTACCCTGAATTCGGGAAAATCGTCCAATTTTGAATTGCCATGAATTGTTATTTCCCGTTTAATTTAGTAATAAAAATACCTCGtacacatatttaaataaattacacTTGTAGTAGGAGTTTATCTGCATAAGTACACCATAAATACTCGGTGAAAATATTGATTCAACAGTCATGATGTCATGGTTCACcctagtccgaaatatctgacgtttttctggctATTTTAACGATTTAGATATCTACTTGCCAGgaaaaatttccagttttcgtAATGGCGCCGGttctgacgttttcctggcaagtaaatatcaaaatcgttaaaaaaaaagccagaaaaacgtcaAATATTTCGGACTAGGTTCACCCctccatttttttaatgtacactttttatatatttatttaatatagtaCAGAAGATTAGAAAGTAAACGTAAAAGTAATTAAGGGTTAGTAATACGTCATATACTGGCAAATTTTGCCTTTATAGCCCTCTGTAACACAAGAACCCGGGTCTTctgttaatgatttttacaattttatagtGGTACCCTTGCTCAATATAAGTATGTATTTCGTTTGTCTGCTGGATACCAGTGGTAGAGACGTTGATTGgttaaaaattgatacatttttactCTCTGACCGGAAATGGCCCCGCCATAACACCTTGGGgtcatgaaaatcaaaatcttgtCAGAAGCATCCATGTTCGTCTAATTAAATCATATGCTGATATGTGTCTGCTGATTTGAATTGCACTAAGTTTTGTTCCAAAAAATAGTTACATTGTGGATGGTGGTCAGAGATTTCACAATGCATGTTCATCTTCCCTCGATACGCTACACACCAAGTGTGCTAAGCTGAACATGTTCAAACTGTCGAAACGGACAAATGACACCGGGCATAAGATAggttgcaataggtcacctgggTCACTTTGTACAAATGTGAACATGCTGTGACCCTAAGCAAGGCCTTGGATATACAGAAGCTGAGTCCAATAgacttttttatgaattaaataaaagtgTTTGCGTGTTATTTGCTGTTACATGCATGAGGGATGTAATGTATCTGTTTTGAATAGCTTAATAATACATCATTGTTTACGATGAAATttctatataccggtacataacTAAGGTTTGTCAAAATTTCTTCTAATGCCTTTGATTGATCTCTGAAATATGATGattaataattgattaataaatgcATGGTGGTGAAATCTTTTCTGCTTTTAATAAGGTATTGTAGTCCCTCCCCCTGAAATCGCCCCCAAGGAGGTGGGATGTTACCCCAACAATTAGTTATTCGAGTCACAAAATGGTACAAGATCATTAATCTACagggtaatttttattttacaacccACACAGGGAAAATAACCCAAGGGTTATTGATTTAACTAGGCCTTACACATattgggtcatttttctacttAAAAAATGACCCCGGTTAATATTCAATGCgggaagaggggggggggggggggcgcactATTCGTCATTACACATAACTTAAATTCAGCGAAGAAAAAAAACGAGTTATCATTGCCACCTTTGTTTGAAGCAAAGTTACCATATGTCTCaaggtttttgttaaattgGTTTCACTCAGTGAAATTTGTATCGTGAGAACTGTGGACATAAGTTAATTTCAATATCCCAGTTTTTAGCCAATGCATTTTCTAAAGAGCAATTGATTACAGTAACCTTGGCGCTGCACTTTCTCACATTAAAGTTAAATGGACAGCTTAGTTGAAGTGTATTTACATAAGTACTTTAGCATATGATAATGTGAGATAagggatttatttttttttgttttttgttgacGCAGTAAAATTGTTAAGATTTATTTTACCTTTTGTTAGCGGTTAACAAATTTTAACTCCAAGATGTGCTTTAATTGATTTAATCCTTTATCGCCTACAAGCTGTCAAAATATCGtctgataaagattttgttcaTAAAATTGTGCTCTTTCTATTAACTCAAAGCCAGCATTAAAAAAGtcgttcaaaaaattgaaattcccacgttttatgtttaaaagctttcattaacaaattaattaatttattcctacatttccaaaaaaaaaaaaaaaacagaataaaaagagtgggaaaatacatgtataaatgcatTATGTTTATATACGGTATTTCAACTAAAGACACGAtaacaaataacattatatataaaaaaaagtttgataattttttttaaagtaaaaaaatcatCCTTACCTGGCAGAGCAGCTTCCTTCATAAAATCTACTGTTTCAAGCAATAAACACACGTAACCCACTTCATTGATGATCAGGGAGGCCCCACATGCAGGTCGTGTGcacgacattaaaaaattacaccCTGTAGCCTCTGCACTCATCCTGTATACAATGCTACATTATCAACAGCTGCAGGGAATGgctgtgtttatatatgtgttTATATTAAGTACAGTACTTATTTAACTAATCAGTGGGAACAAAATGGACATTGTATTATTTTCGATATTTGTATGTGTGTTTTACTACCtaattaatatacatgcatgtatttgagTTTCGTAttatagtttaaaatttttaacctTTTAATAGATCtctctttgttgtttttttttttacattcaccTATTAGCCCGACTAAGTGTCCGAGTGATTTTCTGACCATCTGACATTTAATATGGACAAATTATTCGAATCATAGAACCATGTGTTGTAAATTCTATGGCcatatcaatgttaatttatgtTGGTTCCATCTTACCACGCTGTTTTCATGACCCACGTGAATGTATATAATAaaggtattaatttttaatatttacatttttctttataaataagaATGTTGAATTAATCATAAAGAGTCGGAAAAAAGGACCTAAATTATTGATAATATACATAAGTACGTCGGTAAAAGGAAATAGCAAACTCGTCTTTTATGGAAATTAGAGTTTGAGATCaacatgattatttcgtgcagtccgtgattttctCTTAagttgctgaaggtttcgacaGGTCGGTAAGACTGGTTAGAACTGGGTCGTGTAGATTTCTAATTAAgtaacaagttgctgtcctttaaaaaaggactgcaatacgtggaccaattgcatgtgtttccaacgaaaacgtgaaagccttaagattttcaaaatttccacCGATTCAAGCCCCCTGCTTTTAACTAcaaaatttgtacgttgtattacgtatatgtacatgtatagccctgactttttatctcggaATTTAatgggttcatacttctaaaataattatgatctatattaatgaacattgcatgtatagtatcagacattcggcgaattctactatttcGCACACATTACACTATCTTGtttactatgcagtgacagctttgtgtaaattatatacagtcacataACTATTCAGTCATACTTGAATGCTTAAAAACTTTTAATCGGGAtgtactctagcctcgcctactaaaAAAGTAAAGTTGAGCTACAtatgtattcggaaaacaacaaaacatgctatttgatgcaggttgtagtttcggcataacattaattatttcatataatactGACGGTTTATATCATcccgatcatttctttaaaatgaagagtttgtttctgtactgtttaccgacaactttacaattacaacCCTTTACACTTATTAATTATGtgcatatggcatggaatcccgatcccgattctatggtgtccggatagggccatttgcgttagcgcgacatcgcgttcagataaacgagacatcgcgctaacacacaacacgccgtcgcgctaacgcaactttgcacaacacgccgtcgcgctaacgcaactttgcacaacacgccgtcgcgctaacacacaacacgccgtcgcgctaacgcaactttgcacaacacgccgtcgcgctaacacacaacacgccgtcgcgctaacgcaactttgcacaacacgccgtcgcgctaacacacaacacgccgtcgcgctaacacaactttgcataacacgccgtcgcgctaacacacaacacgccgtcgcgctaacacacaacacgccgtcgcgctaacacaactttgcacaacacgccgtcgcgctaacacaactttgcacaacacgccgtcgcgctaacgcaactttgcaagtttcaAAGTCTATTAGGAAGTCGTGTCCGGAAATATAAGACTGCGCATGCTGATTGCAATTAACGTGTTCATCACTTTTAAAATGCAGAATGAACCCAATGGGATATTCGTCTTTGACAGAAGGCAATCACAGGGAAGACGTTACtcgtaaatataaacttttgatatttatctttttaaaaaggtttcattaatcaaatgaaaaaattttAGAGACCGAATTTTCTCTCAATATGCCctatataataaattttcttctgtcatatttgtaatttttacaaactattaatttttttgttgataaaggAGAAGACCTCATTCGAGACTATTTCTACGGTGGGTACACAAATCTAGAGATTTGTGGTATCCTGCTTTTACGACATGAAATAGTTATCAGGTAATTATATAGATTGATCAGTATAATTATGTTGTCTTGAACATTGTTTCATGGCATTTCCCGTATTTactataaattgattatgaaagtCCCAaccaaaatatcatttttagagCCAAGTAACAAATATTGCTGCAGGTGATATGCACATGTATTCTCTTTTGAAAAGTGCACAGGCATCAATAAGCCTACATCCACTGGATGTAAGATATAATTTAT
The nucleotide sequence above comes from Magallana gigas chromosome 2, xbMagGiga1.1, whole genome shotgun sequence. Encoded proteins:
- the LOC105330445 gene encoding vesicular glutamate transporter 2 isoform X2 translates to MGHLHVLTCFLSKIFGGAILISASCFVILAFSMKYSPIIVFVARFIQGLAEGVSQPAMSSVVSAWAPRSERAGIVGFSFSGIYLSTSLASVVSGAATCYVSWHAGLFIYGSLGIIWSLFWFGLVYDSPMMQSSLSEKERRIFEEEGSKVLVASASVAKNIPWRAILTSRPVYALFLANFTRSWVFAMVLTEIPQYFADAFSLNVATIGFLTSFPPILMSVFVILGGVMVDKLINMEKVSITAGRKLSLIIGFGSEAVCILVLAFAKDYLTASILIIIAEGLAGLSTAAFKVNPVDLAPQYSSVLTGIVRSGVLGASISTAIAGTLRQKNIQSWQRIFLITGSLHLFSVVFYSVFGSGEQQEWAQPTYKTLVSDSESTDYGSVEKNNIDVILTVHNDEKEKLEHHKEIPNDVYLSDDKAT
- the LOC105330445 gene encoding vesicular glutamate transporter 3 isoform X1 produces the protein MGCPKRAIVVFLSFLGFLVLFGFRTVFTMVMVYVIKDNDNDGVTFFKECTINGTAYDLQLDWSVATSQYFNTAYFVGYVITQLPGGFLAVRFSPTKIFGGAILISASCFVILAFSMKYSPIIVFVARFIQGLAEGVSQPAMSSVVSAWAPRSERAGIVGFSFSGIYLSTSLASVVSGAATCYVSWHAGLFIYGSLGIIWSLFWFGLVYDSPMMQSSLSEKERRIFEEEGSKVLVASASVAKNIPWRAILTSRPVYALFLANFTRSWVFAMVLTEIPQYFADAFSLNVATIGFLTSFPPILMSVFVILGGVMVDKLINMEKVSITAGRKLSLIIGFGSEAVCILVLAFAKDYLTASILIIIAEGLAGLSTAAFKVNPVDLAPQYSSVLTGIVRSGVLGASISTAIAGTLRQKNIQSWQRIFLITGSLHLFSVVFYSVFGSGEQQEWAQPTYKTLVSDSESTDYGSVEKNNIDVILTVHNDEKEKLEHHKEIPNDVYLSDDKAT